A part of Methanobrevibacter sp. genomic DNA contains:
- a CDS encoding potassium channel family protein, with protein MSIKNLLIEMKNMSELMVDLAYSAILFNSKAAAEEVIALENEVNAMNYEIKKESLVAARSYEDAEKLTALLEIAEAAESIANAAKDLADLVITGFKPHPVFKMVMEESDKSIVRVVVDEKSDLANNSLGDLLLVNRTGMRVIAIRRGTSWIYGPDKNTTILPNDTLILKGTEAGADLIEKLATAACSLEDIPDELEDEID; from the coding sequence TTGTCAATCAAAAATCTTTTAATTGAAATGAAAAATATGTCGGAACTGATGGTTGATTTAGCTTATTCCGCTATTTTATTTAACAGTAAAGCAGCGGCAGAGGAGGTAATTGCTTTAGAAAACGAAGTAAATGCCATGAATTATGAAATTAAAAAGGAATCATTAGTTGCAGCCAGATCATATGAGGATGCAGAAAAGTTAACTGCATTGCTTGAAATTGCAGAAGCTGCTGAAAGTATTGCAAATGCTGCAAAAGATTTGGCTGATTTAGTAATTACAGGTTTTAAACCACATCCAGTATTCAAGATGGTTATGGAAGAATCTGATAAAAGTATTGTTAGAGTGGTTGTAGATGAAAAATCAGATTTAGCGAATAACAGTTTAGGTGATTTGCTTTTGGTAAATCGTACTGGAATGAGAGTAATTGCTATTAGAAGAGGAACATCTTGGATTTATGGTCCAGATAAAAATACAACTATTTTACCAAACGATACATTAATCCTAAAAGGTACAGAAGCCGGTGCGGATTTGATTGAAAAGCTTGCAACCGCAGCTTGTTCTTTGGAAGATATTCCAGATGAACTTGAAGACGAAATAGACTGA
- a CDS encoding DNA-directed DNA polymerase II small subunit has product MSTNKILLKFAKKGINLSPEAYDKVINADNPLDFASTLIVKLKGDKFTSKDLVSVSGETIDEVTGKVVKTEKTNQKTLIKEKDESKPKKVEKSKTPQPKVEKKDEAVKPVSIDNLKKESDKPEKHVNKTIIEASQTVKDEKIQFKRNLQKTNVEYNFEILQDTSKKSYTSGEIENLISYFKSRYEKLTNILTKRPELRNYTKVADIDDSQDSLTLILMVREIRTSKNGHKIVDFEDDTGTISVLFSQNNEDLFAEAEKLVRDEVIGVIANKSDDNNFAFGQQIINPGVIRVPEKEMDFGIVFLSDVHIGSLTFLEDAFSRFIDWINCDYGTEEQRRVAEDVKYLVIGGDIVDGIGVYPNQEKELAIKDITQQYNEAAKFLGNIRSDIKIIIAPGNHDASRVAEPQPAVPEEYAKALYELDNVEFISNPGVVSLDGINVLIYHGRSFDDLVMAVKEFTHERNDLLMEELLKKRHLAPIYGERTPLASELEDYLVIDEVPDVFHTGHVHINTYKRFNGIHLINSGTFQTQTEFQKIYNIEPTPAEVPVLHKGKYKHFKFL; this is encoded by the coding sequence ATGTCAACTAATAAAATTCTATTAAAATTTGCAAAAAAAGGTATCAACCTATCACCTGAAGCATATGATAAAGTTATTAATGCAGATAATCCTTTAGATTTTGCATCTACATTAATAGTTAAGTTAAAAGGTGATAAATTTACATCAAAGGATTTAGTTTCCGTTAGTGGAGAAACTATTGATGAAGTAACTGGTAAAGTTGTAAAAACTGAAAAAACTAACCAAAAAACCTTGATTAAAGAAAAAGATGAAAGTAAACCAAAAAAAGTCGAAAAATCAAAAACACCACAGCCAAAAGTTGAAAAAAAAGATGAAGCGGTTAAGCCTGTTTCAATTGATAATCTAAAAAAAGAAAGTGACAAACCTGAAAAACATGTTAATAAAACAATCATTGAAGCTTCTCAAACCGTAAAAGATGAAAAAATTCAATTTAAACGTAATTTACAAAAAACTAATGTAGAATACAACTTTGAAATTTTACAGGATACAAGCAAAAAATCATATACCAGCGGCGAAATAGAAAATCTAATATCCTATTTTAAAAGCAGATATGAAAAACTGACTAACATCCTTACAAAAAGACCCGAACTTAGAAACTATACGAAAGTGGCTGACATCGATGATTCTCAAGATAGCCTAACTTTAATACTGATGGTTCGTGAAATCAGAACAAGCAAAAACGGGCACAAAATAGTTGATTTTGAAGATGATACGGGCACAATATCTGTTTTATTCTCACAAAATAATGAAGATCTATTTGCAGAAGCCGAAAAACTAGTAAGAGATGAAGTTATAGGCGTTATTGCAAATAAAAGTGATGACAACAACTTTGCATTTGGCCAACAAATAATAAATCCCGGTGTAATAAGAGTTCCTGAAAAAGAAATGGACTTTGGAATCGTATTTTTATCCGATGTTCATATTGGAAGCTTGACTTTTCTAGAAGATGCCTTTTCAAGATTCATTGACTGGATAAACTGTGATTATGGAACTGAAGAGCAAAGAAGAGTTGCTGAGGATGTGAAATACTTAGTTATTGGTGGAGATATTGTCGACGGAATCGGTGTATATCCAAACCAAGAAAAGGAACTTGCAATTAAAGACATTACACAACAATATAACGAGGCTGCCAAATTTTTAGGAAACATCAGAAGCGACATCAAAATTATCATTGCTCCTGGAAACCACGATGCATCAAGAGTCGCAGAACCGCAACCCGCCGTTCCTGAAGAATATGCAAAAGCATTGTATGAACTCGATAATGTTGAATTCATTTCAAATCCTGGCGTTGTGTCCCTGGATGGAATCAACGTTTTAATTTATCATGGGCGCAGTTTTGACGATCTAGTAATGGCAGTTAAAGAATTTACTCATGAACGAAATGACTTATTAATGGAAGAATTACTTAAAAAAAGACATTTAGCTCCAATTTATGGAGAAAGAACTCCGCTTGCTTCTGAGCTTGAAGATTACCTTGTCATTGATGAAGTTCCAGATGTATTCCACACTGGACACGTGCATATTAACACCTATAAAAGATTTAATGGAATTCATCTAATCAATTCTGGTACTTTCCAGACACAAACCGAGTTCCAGAAAATATATAACATTGAACCAACACCTGCTGAAGTCCCTGTTCTTCATAAAGGAAAATACAAGCACTTTAAATTTTTATGA
- the cfbA gene encoding sirohydrochlorin nickelochelatase codes for MDTNSKLSNNTAVILVSHGSTLPYAEEVFSEIKDKFIKASGLATEIGYMKVSEPTIAGAVEILKDDLDDLDKIIALPVFLAPGIHTNIDIPTLLGLEPLEVDPRCPDGNYPAEHYLSIADDVEFDGEIELLPSIGPRDELLKIIDKRVEEALSDSKLDDDAKTGILLVTHGSRLNYNKEFATELYNKFERTCDMPSSFGFMELCGPSIPESINKLVDENNLERLVVVPIFIAPGMHTTHDIPHILGFLEDHEHEHSHGHSHGHDHSHDLTPVEFEGEILYPEPIKADDILIDILVDMVDEKL; via the coding sequence ATGGATACAAATTCAAAGTTATCAAATAATACTGCCGTAATTTTAGTAAGTCACGGAAGTACGCTACCTTACGCTGAAGAAGTATTCAGTGAGATAAAAGATAAGTTTATTAAAGCAAGCGGTTTGGCTACTGAAATCGGCTATATGAAAGTTTCTGAACCTACTATTGCTGGAGCCGTTGAAATATTAAAGGATGATTTGGATGATTTGGATAAGATCATTGCCCTTCCAGTATTTTTAGCTCCGGGTATTCACACTAACATCGATATTCCAACTTTATTAGGATTGGAACCTTTGGAAGTTGATCCTAGATGTCCCGATGGCAATTATCCGGCTGAACATTATTTGTCAATAGCCGACGATGTTGAATTCGATGGTGAAATCGAGTTGTTGCCTTCAATCGGGCCTCGCGATGAACTTTTGAAAATCATCGATAAAAGAGTTGAGGAGGCTTTAAGCGATTCTAAACTTGATGATGATGCAAAAACTGGAATTTTACTTGTTACACATGGTTCTAGATTAAATTACAATAAAGAGTTTGCAACAGAATTGTATAATAAATTTGAAAGAACTTGTGACATGCCATCTAGTTTTGGCTTTATGGAATTATGCGGTCCTAGCATCCCTGAATCTATCAATAAATTAGTGGATGAAAATAATTTGGAACGATTAGTTGTGGTACCTATATTTATCGCTCCTGGAATGCATACAACTCATGATATTCCTCACATCCTAGGATTTTTAGAAGATCATGAGCATGAACATTCTCATGGCCACAGTCACGGTCATGACCACTCACACGATTTGACCCCTGTTGAGTTTGAAGGTGAGATTTTATATCCGGAGCCAATTAAAGCGGATGATATTTTAATAGATATTTTAGTCGATATGGTAGATGAAAAATTATAG
- a CDS encoding Zn-ribbon domain-containing OB-fold protein, which produces MSDTVRTWRHIQQRYNLIGSKCTTCGELFFPSRVVCPNCRRKGNLEPFQFSGKGKIYTYSIIRSAPDDFKKSAPYAVAVIELEEGAKLTSQLVDCDVDDIEIGDDVEMVFRRIREDGKDGVISYGYKFKVIK; this is translated from the coding sequence ATGTCAGATACTGTTAGAACATGGCGTCATATACAACAAAGATACAATCTTATTGGTTCTAAATGTACTACCTGTGGAGAATTATTTTTCCCGTCTCGTGTAGTTTGTCCTAACTGTAGAAGAAAAGGAAATCTTGAACCATTCCAATTCAGTGGAAAAGGTAAAATTTACACATACTCAATAATTAGATCCGCTCCCGACGATTTCAAAAAATCAGCACCATATGCTGTTGCAGTAATTGAACTCGAAGAAGGTGCAAAATTAACATCTCAGCTTGTAGATTGTGATGTTGATGATATTGAAATTGGTGATGATGTAGAAATGGTATTTAGAAGAATTAGAGAGGATGGAAAAGACGGAGTAATCTCCTATGGATACAAATTCAAAGTTATCAAATAA
- the cobJ gene encoding precorrin-3B C(17)-methyltransferase, translated as MINVIGIGQNRENMTLGALKAIEESDVIIGYKKYIDQIEDLIADKEIVKKGMGDEIARAEFAIQKSLEGRTVSLVSSGDPGVFGMANVLYQIQSKHEDVEIKVYPGVSALNYASSKLGAPLNDFAAISLSNILTPLSEIEKKLKFALEANLIVAIYNPISKTRKEPFRRFKQSVIDIKGEDALIGIVDSTYEPAKETIVEVKDLTEDIVNMSCTLIVGNDLTYVQDGKLITPRGYVVRSQIHPLSQNHYEMFLDGNIAHGPNRECDYYPCHYEGQYCDFCYCPFYPCGDSSTGGEWIKGKNVWNCKDCTWLHEKDSVECLRKPLENILEDVEDLKKKKKTLLKLRRACLLKNNTNDL; from the coding sequence ATGATAAATGTAATAGGTATCGGTCAAAATAGAGAAAACATGACTTTAGGTGCTCTTAAAGCTATTGAAGAGTCCGATGTTATTATTGGCTATAAGAAATATATAGATCAAATTGAGGATTTAATAGCCGATAAGGAAATAGTTAAAAAAGGAATGGGTGATGAGATAGCTAGGGCCGAGTTTGCTATTCAAAAAAGTTTGGAAGGTCGCACAGTTTCATTAGTTAGCTCCGGAGACCCAGGTGTCTTTGGAATGGCAAATGTATTGTATCAGATTCAAAGTAAACACGAAGATGTCGAGATTAAAGTTTATCCCGGCGTTTCAGCCCTCAACTATGCTTCAAGCAAGCTTGGAGCGCCTTTGAACGATTTTGCAGCAATTAGTTTAAGCAATATTTTGACACCTTTATCCGAAATTGAAAAGAAGTTGAAATTTGCATTGGAAGCTAATTTAATTGTAGCAATCTATAACCCTATAAGCAAAACTAGAAAAGAACCTTTTAGAAGATTTAAACAATCCGTAATTGATATAAAAGGTGAAGATGCATTAATCGGTATTGTAGATAGTACTTATGAGCCTGCAAAGGAAACCATTGTTGAGGTTAAGGACCTAACTGAAGATATTGTAAACATGTCTTGCACATTGATTGTAGGCAATGACTTGACTTATGTTCAGGATGGAAAGCTCATAACACCGAGAGGATATGTAGTAAGGTCTCAGATTCATCCTTTATCACAAAATCATTATGAAATGTTCTTAGATGGTAATATTGCGCATGGTCCAAACCGTGAATGCGATTATTATCCTTGTCACTATGAGGGCCAGTACTGTGATTTCTGTTATTGTCCGTTCTATCCTTGTGGAGATTCTTCAACAGGCGGGGAATGGATTAAAGGAAAGAATGTTTGGAATTGTAAGGATTGTACTTGGCTACACGAAAAAGACAGTGTTGAATGTTTAAGAAAACCTTTAGAAAATATTTTAGAGGATGTTGAAGATTTAAAGAAAAAGAAAAAAACTTTATTAAAGCTTAGAAGAGCATGCTTATTAAAAAATAATACAAATGACCTTTAG
- a CDS encoding class II aldolase/adducin family protein, which produces MKKNVQELIDVANSIYEKGLVSGKSGNISARFKTENGDIIAITPTLKSLANLDEKDIILVDMDGNVLTSGKPSSEVNMHLEIYKKRSDVNGIVHTHSPYATGFSFSTKRMKRLEGFGEIKNPYLPYIEYEKPGSSELAIKASEGIGQEDVLVLKNHGVICVSENLKEAESLAVFIEESAKTQFITYMLNSVEDII; this is translated from the coding sequence ATGAAAAAAAATGTTCAAGAACTTATTGATGTAGCGAATAGCATTTATGAAAAAGGTTTAGTTTCAGGAAAATCAGGAAACATAAGTGCCAGATTTAAAACTGAAAACGGAGATATTATTGCAATCACTCCTACCTTAAAATCATTGGCGAATTTAGATGAAAAAGACATTATTCTTGTTGATATGGATGGAAATGTCTTAACTAGTGGAAAACCATCTTCAGAAGTAAATATGCACTTGGAAATTTATAAAAAAAGATCCGATGTCAATGGAATTGTTCATACCCATTCCCCTTATGCTACAGGATTTTCATTTTCAACTAAAAGAATGAAAAGGCTTGAAGGTTTTGGTGAAATTAAAAATCCATACCTGCCTTATATTGAATATGAAAAACCAGGAAGCAGCGAACTTGCCATTAAAGCTAGTGAAGGCATCGGACAAGAGGACGTGCTAGTTTTAAAAAATCATGGTGTAATATGTGTAAGTGAAAATTTAAAAGAAGCTGAATCACTTGCGGTTTTCATCGAAGAAAGTGCGAAAACTCAATTTATAACATATATGTTAAATTCAGTTGAAGATATTATCTAA
- a CDS encoding TadE/TadG family type IV pilus assembly protein, with protein MMDNRGNMTIEIAIVLIVTLMIAGIVLNFSEMMTQKTISSSEIENTESLLGEVADNLINNPGNPDNWEKYGKGTPGLAVINEHGETIPNSVSYDKFLALGKNYKKLIDKQTFETKIKTSMEIIPQQSSVPSVKIGESDENGNVFSINRFVKCDFYNKYVIKDFQNDGKCNHKHDQEKHSCNYFKIFKGNVKNSDYYLLIDKNEKDSLKYFVDTTRIVKARLWQSPSSDRIYLNDEINFYDDTSAIVFIHFNKQNAKAVLVSVPKNFDKNKLTYDYFRVNECNLILKAWY; from the coding sequence ATGATGGACAATAGAGGAAACATGACCATTGAAATAGCTATCGTTTTAATAGTAACTTTAATGATTGCAGGAATTGTACTCAATTTCTCAGAAATGATGACACAAAAAACGATTTCATCATCGGAAATAGAAAACACAGAAAGCTTGCTTGGGGAAGTGGCTGACAATTTAATCAATAATCCCGGAAACCCCGATAACTGGGAAAAATATGGGAAAGGAACACCTGGCCTTGCAGTTATAAATGAACATGGTGAAACCATTCCAAACAGTGTATCATATGATAAATTTCTGGCCCTTGGAAAAAATTATAAAAAGTTGATTGATAAACAAACCTTTGAAACAAAAATTAAAACCTCCATGGAAATAATTCCACAGCAAAGCAGTGTTCCAAGTGTGAAAATAGGTGAAAGTGATGAAAACGGCAATGTATTTTCAATAAACAGATTCGTAAAATGCGATTTTTACAATAAATATGTAATCAAAGACTTTCAAAATGATGGTAAATGCAATCACAAACATGACCAGGAAAAACACAGTTGCAATTACTTTAAAATCTTTAAAGGAAACGTGAAAAACTCGGATTATTATCTGCTGATTGACAAAAATGAAAAAGACAGCTTAAAATATTTTGTTGATACAACAAGAATTGTTAAAGCTAGGCTCTGGCAATCACCAAGTTCAGATAGGATATATCTCAATGATGAAATCAATTTCTACGATGACACAAGTGCAATTGTATTTATTCACTTCAATAAACAGAATGCAAAAGCCGTGTTAGTATCCGTTCCAAAAAATTTCGATAAGAATAAGTTGACATATGATTATTTTAGAGTAAATGAGTGTAATCTTATATTAAAGGCGTGGTATTAG
- the amrS gene encoding AmmeMemoRadiSam system radical SAM enzyme, which yields MLVNNNLYKKSSKSQKIRCEICANYCKISDGKYGICKQHKNINGELSDESYGIVSSLSPDPIEKKPLHHFLANTFTYSIGGFGCNMTCLHCQNYMISHEYGKFSRGIKITPESIVENALNYNCKSIAWTYNEPTIHLPFNKKTSILAKQKELKVIYVSNGYYSDKSLEEILSFVDAFNIDLKSMSQSFYKKVCGADLDVVLENLKRIYSEGRHLEITNLIINDYNDSIDEINQLCDFIVNELGPEVPLHFSRAFPHYKMNNISPTNKSILFEAKKIAENKGIENIHLGNI from the coding sequence ATGTTAGTGAATAACAATCTTTACAAAAAGAGCTCAAAATCACAAAAAATAAGATGTGAAATCTGTGCAAATTATTGTAAAATATCAGATGGAAAATATGGTATTTGCAAGCAACATAAAAACATTAATGGGGAGCTGTCTGATGAATCCTATGGAATTGTTTCTTCTTTAAGTCCGGATCCTATTGAAAAAAAGCCATTGCATCATTTTCTTGCGAACACATTTACATATTCGATTGGGGGTTTTGGATGTAATATGACATGTTTGCATTGCCAGAACTATATGATTTCTCATGAATATGGCAAATTTTCTAGAGGAATTAAAATAACACCAGAAAGCATTGTGGAAAATGCACTTAATTATAATTGTAAGTCAATTGCTTGGACTTATAATGAACCTACCATACACTTACCTTTCAACAAAAAAACTTCTATTTTAGCAAAACAAAAAGAATTAAAAGTTATCTATGTAAGCAATGGATATTATTCAGATAAATCTCTTGAAGAAATTTTGAGTTTTGTGGATGCCTTCAACATAGATTTAAAATCCATGTCTCAAAGTTTTTATAAAAAAGTTTGCGGCGCAGATTTGGATGTAGTTTTAGAAAATCTAAAGAGAATTTACAGTGAAGGTAGACATCTGGAAATAACCAATTTAATAATTAATGATTATAATGATTCTATAGATGAGATTAATCAGTTATGTGATTTTATTGTTAATGAATTGGGCCCTGAAGTTCCTCTTCATTTTTCAAGAGCATTTCCACATTATAAAATGAATAATATTTCACCTACAAATAAGTCAATATTATTTGAAGCTAAAAAAATAGCTGAAAATAAAGGAATTGAAAATATCCATCTGGGAAATATTTAA
- the thiL gene encoding thiamine-phosphate kinase: MTLKVSDIGEKELVRYIIANSKDITPDDTAVTNFNGNNLISTCDMLIQSRHFPEKMSYFDMGFKSVTVNVSDLAAMGAKPLGFLLSIALPKDLELNSFKQIIEGVLSACNYYSIPLIGGDTNEASEIIISGTALGFCDKPLMKDTYNIGDLVVVTGDIGIAALGFNLDSMDNIYVNKVLKPIARLREGILINDAGATSATDITDGLACELHEMKKDGFGFMIYEERLDVSEEYKEISNQLNLNYLDLILHVGEDFELIFTISKDNLKNLDIDYKVIGKVTSSDKVEITLENNIIEEIENKGYEHYVSE; the protein is encoded by the coding sequence ATGACCTTAAAAGTCTCTGATATTGGTGAAAAAGAATTAGTTAGATACATTATAGCTAATTCAAAGGACATTACTCCTGATGACACTGCAGTCACCAATTTTAATGGGAATAATTTGATTTCTACTTGTGACATGCTGATTCAATCCAGACATTTTCCCGAAAAGATGTCCTATTTTGACATGGGATTTAAATCGGTGACAGTTAATGTGAGTGATTTAGCGGCTATGGGTGCTAAGCCATTAGGCTTTTTATTGTCTATAGCCCTTCCTAAGGATTTGGAGTTAAACAGTTTTAAACAAATAATTGAAGGTGTTTTAAGTGCCTGTAACTATTATTCCATTCCATTGATTGGAGGAGATACCAACGAGGCATCTGAAATAATAATTTCCGGAACAGCTTTGGGCTTTTGTGATAAGCCTCTGATGAAGGATACTTACAATATTGGCGATTTGGTGGTTGTCACCGGCGATATTGGAATTGCAGCTTTGGGCTTTAATTTGGATTCAATGGATAACATATATGTAAATAAAGTATTGAAGCCAATAGCCAGACTGAGAGAAGGTATTTTAATCAACGATGCGGGAGCTACTTCTGCAACCGATATAACCGATGGGCTTGCATGCGAATTGCATGAGATGAAAAAGGATGGATTCGGCTTCATGATTTATGAAGAAAGGCTGGACGTTTCTGAGGAATATAAAGAGATTAGTAATCAATTAAATTTAAATTATCTAGATTTAATTTTACATGTTGGAGAAGATTTTGAATTAATTTTCACGATTTCAAAAGATAATTTGAAAAATTTAGACATTGATTATAAAGTAATCGGAAAGGTCACCTCTTCCGATAAAGTTGAAATAACTTTAGAGAATAATATAATTGAAGAAATTGAAAACAAAGGTTATGAGCATTATGTTAGTGAATAA
- a CDS encoding Met repressor, which translates to MSDVSKTTINLPKDLKKELKKLAIDEDTSLSGLIIKMIEEGMASRNKSDLISDED; encoded by the coding sequence ATGTCAGATGTAAGCAAAACAACTATAAATTTACCTAAAGACTTGAAAAAAGAATTAAAAAAATTAGCAATTGATGAAGATACTTCCTTATCCGGTTTAATCATTAAAATGATTGAAGAAGGAATGGCAAGTAGAAATAAAAGCGATTTAATTTCAGATGAAGATTAG
- the cfbA gene encoding sirohydrochlorin nickelochelatase, with product MSEKTGILLLSHGSRLKDGEEVIKAYKEMYQEEFPEAIIEYGFMEIRKPGIPETIKKLTSENDLDKIIVVPVFVAHGLHTKRDIPGLLGIESDFDEESVSGHHHHHHDHGHGHGHHHHHHHDHDDEEVEFDGEIILTEPLGIDTRLYEIIKDRVSDAL from the coding sequence ATGTCTGAAAAAACTGGAATTTTACTTTTGAGCCACGGTTCTAGATTAAAAGATGGCGAAGAAGTGATTAAAGCTTATAAAGAAATGTATCAAGAAGAGTTTCCTGAAGCCATTATTGAATATGGATTTATGGAAATCAGAAAGCCAGGTATACCTGAAACCATTAAGAAATTAACATCTGAAAACGATTTGGATAAAATCATTGTTGTTCCCGTATTTGTAGCTCATGGACTTCACACAAAAAGGGATATACCAGGATTATTAGGTATTGAAAGTGATTTTGATGAGGAATCTGTCTCCGGTCATCATCACCACCATCATGACCATGGGCACGGCCACGGACATCATCATCACCACCATCATGACCATGATGATGAAGAGGTGGAATTCGATGGTGAAATTATCTTAACCGAACCTTTAGGTATCGATACACGTTTATACGAAATTATTAAGGATAGAGTTTCAGATGCATTATAA
- a CDS encoding magnesium transporter, protein MKDRSPQKKIRSSLSAFSRFSDFFKNQSSVIKEGLIALLICAVGDLIAGIILGKMTFFLETFPGLLVIIPGAIGMRGNIFGSFASRLSTNLHIGIISPKFEFSEQLNYNIFSSFVLTLVLSIFLAIIAKIFCILLHQPSMSLIDFILICVIAGVISNLIMLPITMVVSYKSFEHGWDPDNITSPIIAAFGDLFTLPAIIVSIFVLNAINFDMLFKDIVLFAVLIIVLVSFIYCYKLSDETHTILKQSAPVLLLCSLLGGTAGSILNSSVETLLTNPSLLTLLPLFSGESGSLISILGARLSSGLHSGLIEPLKRPKGNTISNFLVCYVLAIVVFPLIGILAEGSSYLFKTVGIGFVNIVSISTLAGFILVSVMIFLVYYVSTISYNKNLDPDNIVIPVSTSITDSISSLILISVSLIILGVLI, encoded by the coding sequence ATGAAGGACAGAAGTCCACAGAAGAAGATACGCAGTTCACTATCTGCATTTTCAAGATTTTCTGATTTTTTTAAAAATCAAAGCAGCGTTATTAAAGAAGGATTAATTGCTCTGTTAATCTGTGCTGTTGGAGATTTAATTGCTGGAATCATCTTAGGCAAAATGACATTTTTCCTTGAAACTTTCCCAGGACTTTTAGTAATCATTCCGGGGGCTATTGGTATGAGAGGAAATATTTTCGGCTCTTTTGCTTCAAGGCTGTCTACAAATTTACACATCGGTATTATATCACCTAAATTTGAATTTTCAGAACAGTTGAATTATAATATTTTTTCATCATTTGTTTTAACATTGGTCCTATCAATATTTTTGGCCATAATAGCTAAAATATTCTGTATTCTATTGCATCAGCCTTCAATGTCATTGATAGACTTTATATTGATATGTGTCATTGCTGGTGTTATTTCAAATTTGATTATGCTTCCGATTACAATGGTAGTTTCATATAAAAGCTTTGAACATGGTTGGGATCCGGACAATATCACAAGTCCAATCATAGCAGCATTTGGAGATTTATTTACTCTTCCTGCAATCATTGTTTCAATATTTGTTTTAAATGCAATTAACTTTGACATGTTATTTAAAGACATAGTTTTATTTGCAGTCCTAATCATTGTTTTAGTTAGCTTTATTTACTGTTATAAGCTTTCTGATGAAACCCATACAATATTAAAACAGTCAGCTCCCGTATTGTTGTTATGCTCTCTTTTAGGAGGTACCGCAGGCAGCATTTTAAATAGTTCAGTTGAGACATTGCTTACAAATCCTAGTTTGCTTACTCTATTACCTCTATTTTCAGGTGAAAGTGGAAGTCTAATTAGTATTTTAGGTGCTAGACTATCATCTGGTCTTCATTCAGGTTTAATTGAACCATTAAAAAGGCCTAAAGGCAATACTATTAGTAATTTTTTAGTTTGTTATGTTTTGGCTATTGTAGTATTCCCTTTAATTGGAATTTTAGCTGAAGGATCTTCATACTTATTTAAAACAGTAGGCATTGGTTTTGTTAATATAGTTTCAATAAGTACTCTGGCAGGTTTTATTTTGGTCAGCGTGATGATTTTCTTGGTGTACTATGTATCAACAATTTCCTATAACAAAAATCTAGACCCGGATAATATTGTAATTCCAGTTTCAACCAGTATAACAGATTCGATTTCAAGTTTAATATTGATATCTGTTTCATTGATTATTTTAGGAGTGTTAATCTAA